One window from the genome of Pyrus communis chromosome 16, drPyrComm1.1, whole genome shotgun sequence encodes:
- the LOC137721411 gene encoding E3 ubiquitin-protein ligase ATL6-like — MSHHITWSFNLLFLFLIAYPTPANAQTAEFHNNGYGYIANLNSSMAVVIVFLVFAFFLMGFLSIYIRRCAESTDMESVRTRAPAAVGASSRRGLDPAVIQTFPILVYSAVKDLKIGKGALECAVCLSEFDDFETLRLLPKCDHAFHPDCIDAWLAAHVTCPVCRANLTCAESNSRATQPNADLNPEDSNSRSPIEIRQVPNDAIVLNVDENQRGGPEAVEVGHPRRRSGKFLPDLSRSHSTGHSLIRPGLDTERYTLRLPEKVRAQVVSSGNGKLTRSTSYDIVLRRLGSSRKGYRYGGGEGKSSVDNQTGSTHGC, encoded by the coding sequence ATGTCACACCATATAACATGGAGCTTcaatcttctcttcctcttcttgatCGCCTATCCTACGCCGGCCAATGCCCAGACCGCTGAGTTTCACAACAACGGCTATGGCTACATCGCCAATTTGAACTCTTCAATGGCGGTCGTTATTGTCTTCCTCGTCTTCGCCTTCTTCTTGATGGGCTTCCTCTCCATCTACATTCGCCGCTGCGCTGAGTCCACTGACATGGAATCCGTCCGAACTCGAGCTCCGGCCGCCGTAGGAGCTTCCAGCAGGCGAGGCCTGGACCCGGCGGTGATCCAGACTTTCCCGATCCTCGTCTACTCCGCCGTCAAGGATCTAAAGATCGGCAAGGGAGCTCTGGAGTGCGCGGTGTGCTTGAGCGAGTTTGACGACTTCGAAACGCTGCGTTTGCTTCCTAAATGCGACCACGCCTTCCATCCAGATTGCATCGACGCCTGGCTCGCCGCTCACGTGACGTGTCCGGTTTGCCGCGCCAACCTCACGTGCGCCGAGTCGAACTCGCGAGCGACCCAGCCAAACGCCGATTTAAACCCGGAAGATTCGAATTCGAGGAGTCCGATTGAAATCCGGCAGGTACCAAACGACGCCATTGTGCTCAATGTGGATGAAAACCAAAGAGGGGGCCCAGAAGCAGTTGAGGTAGGGCACCCACGTAGGAGATCAGGAAAGTTCCTTCCTGATCTTTCGAGATCGCACTCGACGGGTCACTCGCTGATCCGACCCGGATTGGACACCGAGCGGTACACGTTAAGACTACCGGAGAAGGTGAGGGCGCAGGTAGTTTCGAGCGGCAACGGCAAGCTGACACGTTCGACTAGCTACGACATCGTTTTGCGCCGCCTCGGGAGTTCGAGGAAGGGCTATAGGTACGGCGGCGGTGAAGGGAAAAGCAGTGTGGATAATCAAACCGGTTCGACCCATGGGTGTTGA
- the LOC137719866 gene encoding uncharacterized protein codes for MSNLKKLDFSTLEVFGRNYLKWVQDVKLYLIAKGIRATIEALIDNKPADYAKKANAMIFIRRHIHDVLQTEYLTKEDPRTFWLTLADRFDHQKDIYLTDTRHDWQHLCFQDFKFMNEYNSEVCRIRSLLRFCKVELTKSYLLGKTYSTIHTTNIVLQQQYREPKFTKFSDLNSVLLLVEKQNQFLMKNHQARPTCSNVALEAHATNFSSHN; via the coding sequence atgtcgaacttgaagaAGCTCGATTTCTCCACTTTAGAAGTCTTCGGAAGAAACTAtctgaagtgggttcaagacgtgaagctctATCTAATTGCAAAGGGTATTAGAGCTACCATTGAGGCACTTATTGACAACAAACCTGCTGACTATGCTAAAAAAGCTaatgcaatgatcttcattcgaagacacatccatgatgtaCTGCAGACTGAGTACCTCACTAAGGAGGACCCACGCACCTTCTGGCTTACGCTGGCCGACCGTTTTGATCATCAGAAAGATATATACTTGACTGACACAAGACACGATTGGCAACACCTTTGCTTCCAGGACTTTAAATTCATGAATGAATataactctgaagtttgtagaatccgttCACTGTTGAGATTTTGCAAAGTGGAACTAACCAAATCATATCTCCTGGGAAAGACCTATTCGACCATTCATACCACCAATATTGtcttgcaacaacaatatagggaACCGAAATTCACCAAGTTTTCAGATTTGaactctgttttacttctcgttgaaaagcagaaccagtttttgatgaagaatcatcaagctcgacccacATGCTCGAACGTTGCGCTCGAAGCGCATGCGACCAATTTTAGTAGCCACAATTGA